One window from the genome of Verrucomicrobiia bacterium encodes:
- a CDS encoding chitobiase/beta-hexosaminidase C-terminal domain-containing protein: MLSGAAQRNISVSLTVNTVMADEPALSRVGATFNIGRIKNIYNQPAGRLDYLRSKTYQGCARSPGYREVWIKHVRFLINANPGVVRNIQMDDVDMNISYLSNGGCFCDHCNTGFRQYLASKFTTAQLSAQGVSSVSTFSYRDYLRSRGQDPVKFISTGSGVLKDAYVAFQTQNTVDFYRHVHHATTNYFKRPIGFAANTRSSPRVIEDLHDLFIREYTSTDPGSIYDTFVTQAARGGKPLALTYDSSYSPADHRRFAASCYAAGGHGLVPWDVYIIPEDYLSPSRGRFFGTVQDFAPIYGFVKAMSRYLDGYEDAGLFQTVRADSRYQAQPVYVENNPSASLFVRATGRAQDPVVIHIIRKDPANTAPFTISLNPDSFFGTPMKKTLYTMPAYNATTHITARSTGNYSTLAVNSTTSAMADPRLMQVQLPSFSLWGTLVLEPVAGALVQPTIVTRREMIEPQQQVRIVNSGKGVIRYTLDGSEPGPASTLYSGPFTITRGGTIKARAFLGSESTPTSSASVRVIRYFDIAKSPNTKLWLQPATDLRGLAHNAPVAAWTPTIGPVLRAPATLLPTLNANTPPIYRTNALNGAPGVYFNGTNCISVGRLMNEVGIPRSFTVVMISQSEDSDFGMCGNGGNGGGGIPRFYFTRGQFSYGERETYLGMTSGSSVEMTTVRMNTAGKIEVFKNGSVVGTGNASLVTAFAGGAFAVPWGKGNKVPAGTLGEVIVFNRALTDEELESVHLVRQARLASGAPPVVSPPPPNTPPPVIVDPPVVTAPQSTTASAPFSVRLTVDRNFGYWSTNGSPYAAFSTAGTNLWIGSTTTLSFYGRDAAGNAGPIRTRVYTIDATPPGSTSVIDIEAERFSSLSAPFQLNTTVDPDASEGRYLFAPPGQLSVQAPPSTGHARYNFSVPGAGRYRVRARVRAPTMNSDSFWIRMDSGAWLSWNGFYGTTPALAESFRWVTVSPPGSPTVVEYVLAAGAHTLTVAYREPYTFLDRIQIVPSTAVGASVTLMGPESLIPASGLLEGLDRQIQHSILRIGEAEYLTMTFVEPDPLPPGVVYRPVVGSDLTRWSADGIVPVSQTDYWGQRTITVRDREPVRDGIGRFLRLDLLTEDESSPPVAQ; the protein is encoded by the coding sequence ATGCTCAGCGGGGCCGCCCAGAGAAACATCAGCGTCAGCCTTACTGTGAACACGGTCATGGCCGACGAGCCCGCGCTGAGCCGGGTCGGTGCGACCTTCAACATAGGCCGCATCAAAAACATCTACAATCAGCCGGCGGGACGGCTGGATTATCTGCGCTCGAAAACCTACCAGGGGTGCGCCCGTTCCCCCGGGTATCGCGAGGTGTGGATCAAGCATGTGCGGTTCCTCATCAATGCGAATCCCGGTGTCGTCCGCAACATCCAGATGGACGATGTGGACATGAACATCTCCTACCTGAGCAACGGCGGCTGCTTCTGCGACCACTGCAACACCGGGTTCCGGCAGTATCTTGCCTCCAAATTCACCACGGCGCAGTTGTCTGCCCAGGGGGTGTCCAGCGTGTCCACGTTCAGCTACCGGGACTACCTCAGATCGCGGGGGCAGGATCCGGTGAAGTTCATCTCCACGGGCTCCGGGGTGCTGAAGGACGCGTATGTGGCCTTTCAGACGCAGAACACCGTGGACTTCTACCGGCACGTCCACCACGCGACGACCAACTACTTCAAGCGACCGATCGGCTTTGCAGCCAATACGCGGAGCAGTCCGAGGGTGATTGAGGATCTGCATGACCTGTTCATCCGGGAGTACACCTCGACGGACCCCGGTTCCATATACGACACGTTTGTCACCCAGGCGGCCCGGGGTGGCAAGCCACTGGCGCTGACCTACGACAGCTCCTACTCCCCGGCCGATCACCGCCGGTTCGCAGCCTCCTGCTATGCCGCTGGCGGCCATGGGCTGGTGCCTTGGGATGTTTACATTATTCCGGAGGATTACCTGTCGCCAAGCAGGGGCCGGTTCTTCGGAACGGTCCAGGACTTTGCGCCGATCTACGGCTTCGTGAAGGCGATGAGTCGCTATCTGGATGGCTACGAGGACGCCGGCCTCTTTCAGACGGTTCGTGCAGATTCCCGCTACCAGGCGCAGCCCGTGTACGTCGAGAACAATCCCTCGGCTTCCCTGTTCGTCCGGGCGACCGGCAGGGCCCAGGATCCGGTGGTGATTCACATCATCCGGAAGGACCCGGCCAACACCGCTCCCTTCACGATTTCCCTGAATCCGGACAGCTTCTTCGGGACCCCGATGAAGAAAACCCTCTACACGATGCCTGCGTACAACGCGACGACCCACATCACGGCGCGTTCGACGGGGAATTACTCCACCCTTGCGGTGAACTCCACGACGTCCGCGATGGCCGACCCGCGGCTGATGCAGGTGCAACTCCCCTCCTTCAGCCTGTGGGGCACTTTGGTTCTGGAACCGGTGGCCGGCGCCCTGGTCCAGCCGACCATCGTGACCCGGCGGGAGATGATCGAGCCCCAGCAGCAGGTCCGGATCGTGAATTCCGGGAAGGGGGTCATCCGGTACACGCTGGATGGAAGCGAGCCGGGTCCCGCTTCGACGCTCTACTCCGGACCCTTCACGATCACCCGGGGCGGTACCATCAAGGCCCGGGCGTTCCTTGGGAGCGAATCCACGCCAACCAGCAGCGCCTCGGTGCGGGTCATTCGGTATTTTGATATCGCCAAAAGTCCGAACACCAAGCTCTGGCTCCAGCCGGCGACGGATCTGAGGGGGCTGGCCCACAATGCGCCGGTGGCCGCGTGGACCCCGACGATCGGCCCGGTGCTGCGGGCGCCGGCGACCCTGCTCCCGACGCTGAATGCCAATACGCCGCCCATTTACCGGACCAATGCGCTGAATGGCGCCCCGGGGGTCTATTTCAACGGAACCAATTGCATCTCGGTGGGGCGGTTGATGAACGAGGTGGGCATCCCGAGATCCTTCACCGTCGTCATGATCAGCCAGTCGGAGGATTCCGATTTCGGCATGTGCGGCAATGGCGGCAATGGCGGTGGGGGCATCCCAAGATTCTACTTCACCCGGGGGCAGTTCTCCTATGGAGAGCGAGAGACCTACCTGGGCATGACTTCAGGAAGCAGTGTCGAGATGACCACGGTCCGGATGAACACCGCCGGAAAGATTGAGGTCTTCAAGAACGGAAGCGTGGTCGGCACCGGCAACGCGTCCTTGGTGACGGCGTTCGCCGGGGGTGCGTTCGCCGTGCCGTGGGGCAAGGGGAACAAGGTTCCTGCGGGAACGCTCGGAGAGGTCATTGTGTTCAACCGGGCCCTGACCGATGAGGAACTGGAGTCGGTGCACCTGGTGCGACAGGCCCGACTGGCCTCGGGTGCTCCGCCCGTGGTGAGTCCGCCACCCCCCAACACTCCGCCACCTGTGATCGTGGATCCTCCCGTGGTCACGGCCCCTCAAAGCACCACGGCGTCCGCCCCCTTCTCAGTCCGCCTGACCGTGGATCGAAACTTCGGGTACTGGTCCACCAACGGCAGCCCGTACGCTGCGTTCTCGACCGCCGGCACCAACCTCTGGATCGGTTCCACGACGACGCTTTCATTCTACGGGCGGGATGCCGCCGGGAATGCCGGTCCGATCCGGACCCGCGTCTACACCATTGATGCAACGCCGCCAGGATCCACGTCGGTGATTGACATCGAGGCGGAGCGGTTCAGTTCGCTTTCGGCTCCGTTTCAGCTCAACACGACAGTTGACCCCGATGCCTCCGAGGGGCGCTATCTCTTCGCCCCCCCCGGACAGCTGTCCGTCCAGGCACCGCCGTCCACGGGGCACGCACGCTATAATTTCTCGGTGCCGGGCGCCGGACGTTATCGTGTCCGGGCACGTGTCCGGGCGCCGACCATGAACAGCGATTCCTTCTGGATCCGGATGGATTCAGGGGCCTGGCTGTCGTGGAATGGCTTCTACGGAACGACGCCGGCGTTGGCGGAGAGTTTTCGGTGGGTGACGGTCTCGCCCCCCGGATCCCCGACGGTCGTCGAGTACGTCCTGGCGGCGGGAGCCCACACGCTCACGGTGGCCTACAGGGAGCCGTACACGTTCCTCGACCGCATTCAGATCGTTCCTTCAACCGCCGTGGGTGCTTCAGTCACCCTGATGGGCCCTGAATCCTTGATCCCCGCAAGTGGATTGCTGGAGGGGCTGGATCGGCAGATCCAGCACAGCATCCTGCGCATCGGGGAAGCGGAGTATCTGACCATGACGTTCGTGGAACCTGATCCGCTTCCTCCCGGGGTGGTGTACCGGCCGGTGGTCGGCAGCGACCTGACCCGTTGGTCCGCCGACGGGATCGTGCCCGTGAGCCAGACGGACTACTGGGGCCAGCGGACGATCACCGTCAGGGATCGCGAGCCCGTCCGGGACGGAATCGGTCGGTTCCTGCGCCTCGACCTCCTGACGGAGGACGAAAGTTCACCACCGGTTGCACAATAG
- a CDS encoding inositol monophosphatase — translation MSSLASQLELARSAARAAAVVLREEFARGSTVQSSAGKDIKLAADVLAEACILKALRAGSPHAVLSEESGADPGMDRSGLHWVVDPLDGTFNFSRRLPACAVSIGLCDGNRPVLGVVYDFLNDAMFSGAVGEGAVCNGVPIHVSGTADRASAMICTGFPSGGRYDDASLLGFVRKAQTYKKVRLLGSAALSLAYVAAGLVDVYHEEGIYLWDVAAGLALISAAGGTFEMRPTGDPWKLDVIATNGRIAPDLD, via the coding sequence TTGAGTTCACTTGCCTCCCAATTGGAACTGGCTCGGTCCGCCGCCCGCGCCGCAGCGGTTGTGCTCCGCGAGGAGTTCGCGAGAGGCTCAACGGTCCAGTCCTCGGCCGGAAAGGACATCAAACTCGCCGCCGACGTCCTGGCCGAGGCGTGCATCCTGAAGGCGCTGCGGGCCGGTTCGCCCCATGCGGTGCTGTCCGAGGAGTCCGGGGCTGATCCGGGAATGGACCGCTCGGGACTTCACTGGGTGGTGGATCCACTGGATGGCACCTTCAATTTCAGCCGGCGGCTTCCGGCCTGCGCCGTCAGCATCGGATTGTGCGATGGCAACCGTCCGGTGCTGGGGGTGGTTTATGATTTCCTCAACGACGCGATGTTTTCCGGCGCCGTCGGGGAGGGGGCCGTGTGCAACGGCGTGCCGATTCACGTGAGCGGGACCGCGGATCGGGCATCGGCCATGATCTGCACGGGATTTCCCTCCGGGGGGCGCTACGACGATGCCTCGCTGCTTGGCTTCGTCCGAAAGGCGCAAACGTACAAGAAGGTTCGATTGCTCGGATCGGCCGCCCTCAGCCTGGCCTACGTGGCGGCCGGCCTGGTGGATGTGTACCACGAGGAGGGGATTTATCTGTGGGACGTGGCGGCCGGCCTTGCGCTGATTTCCGCGGCGGGCGGCACCTTTGAGATGCGTCCGACCGGCGACCCTTGGAAGCTGGATGTCATCGCCACCAACGGGCGCATCGCGCCGGATCTCGATTAG
- a CDS encoding cytidyltransferase, translated as MPTCLAMIPARMGSQRLKQKNLRELAGVPLITRAIRKCVQAAVFDEVWVNSEHPAFGEIAAAEGVGFHRRPEALGNHQATSEQFVREFLSRHECEFLVQVHSIAPLLGVPDIQAFVRTLQQGDFDGLLSYEPIQIECALDGEPVNFTWAEKTNSQDLRPVQRITWSITGWRRSTFLAAAEAGQCATYAGRVGFHAVDHLAAHVIKTEADLQLAEAVLRMAPGGD; from the coding sequence ATGCCCACGTGCCTTGCGATGATTCCAGCCCGGATGGGAAGCCAGCGGCTGAAGCAGAAAAACCTCAGGGAGCTGGCCGGCGTGCCGCTCATCACCCGCGCCATTCGCAAATGCGTACAGGCGGCGGTGTTCGATGAGGTTTGGGTGAACTCCGAGCACCCCGCCTTTGGGGAGATCGCCGCGGCGGAGGGCGTCGGTTTCCACCGGCGTCCCGAGGCGCTCGGCAACCACCAGGCGACCAGCGAACAGTTCGTCCGCGAGTTTCTCTCCCGGCATGAGTGCGAGTTCCTGGTCCAGGTGCACAGCATCGCCCCGCTGCTGGGCGTGCCGGACATCCAGGCGTTTGTCCGGACATTGCAGCAGGGAGACTTCGACGGTTTGTTGAGTTACGAGCCCATCCAGATCGAATGTGCGCTGGACGGGGAGCCGGTGAACTTCACCTGGGCCGAAAAGACGAACTCGCAGGATCTGCGACCGGTTCAGCGGATCACCTGGAGCATCACCGGTTGGCGCCGGTCCACCTTCCTGGCGGCCGCAGAGGCCGGACAGTGTGCCACCTATGCGGGGCGGGTGGGGTTTCACGCGGTGGACCACCTGGCAGCGCATGTCATCAAGACGGAGGCGGACCTTCAGCTGGCCGAGGCGGTGTTGCGCATGGCGCCCGGCGGCGATTGA
- the nadC gene encoding carboxylating nicotinate-nucleotide diphosphorylase translates to MAEPSEESVRRAVRVALAEDVGGGDVTTLACIPPEARARAVMRAREPMVLCGLAFAEVAFHEMSPNLVFERSATDGAALKPGAAVLTVSGESRAILTAERVALNFVQRLSGVATLTAAYVEAVRGTPARILDTRKTTPGWRSFEKYAVTCGGGLNHRMGLFDRVLIKDNHLAALAGAGGDPVVVAVERARRLWPGLRVEVEADTLAQVDRILAAGADGVLLDNMSPDQLRAAVALVAGRIQTEASGGMRLETVAAVAAAGVDFISVGAITHSARAVDLGLDFES, encoded by the coding sequence GTGGCAGAGCCATCGGAGGAATCGGTGCGACGTGCGGTGCGTGTGGCGCTGGCGGAGGATGTCGGGGGGGGGGACGTCACGACGCTGGCTTGCATCCCCCCGGAGGCCCGCGCGAGGGCCGTGATGCGCGCCCGGGAGCCGATGGTGCTCTGCGGGCTGGCGTTCGCCGAGGTGGCATTTCACGAGATGTCGCCGAACCTCGTTTTCGAACGTTCGGCGACGGATGGGGCCGCCCTCAAGCCGGGCGCGGCGGTGTTGACTGTCTCGGGGGAATCCCGGGCGATCCTGACGGCCGAGCGGGTCGCCCTGAACTTCGTCCAGCGTCTCTCCGGCGTGGCCACACTGACCGCCGCCTACGTCGAGGCCGTCCGCGGCACCCCGGCCCGCATCCTTGACACCCGCAAGACCACCCCGGGCTGGCGGTCTTTTGAAAAATATGCGGTCACCTGCGGGGGCGGATTGAACCATCGGATGGGCCTCTTCGACCGGGTGTTGATCAAGGACAACCACCTTGCCGCCCTGGCCGGGGCCGGTGGCGACCCGGTCGTCGTCGCTGTGGAGCGCGCCCGGCGGCTCTGGCCGGGACTTCGTGTCGAGGTGGAGGCCGACACGCTGGCCCAGGTGGACCGCATCCTCGCCGCCGGGGCGGACGGCGTCCTGCTGGACAACATGTCCCCGGACCAACTGAGGGCCGCGGTGGCGCTGGTTGCGGGCCGGATCCAGACCGAAGCCAGCGGCGGTATGCGGCTGGAGACCGTCGCTGCCGTTGCGGCGGCCGGGGTGGACTTTATTTCGGTCGGCGCGATCACGCACTCTGCGCGGGCGGTGGATCTCGGGCTGGATTTTGAGTCGTGA
- a CDS encoding biotin--[acetyl-CoA-carboxylase] ligase codes for MTADAIILRNLRSAAEAGVSGADLARDLGISRAAVWARIEDLRRAGYDIEASPHRGYLLRGAPDALHADDLMSRCPSGRVIGRDIRVFSETASTNDIVDRLAREGVAEGVVVFAERQTQGRGRLGRRWESPAGRGLWLSVLLRPPLRPVAAMQLTVMAAVACARAVERQTALRPQIKWPNDLMFGARKCGGILLEMAAELDHVHHVVLGIGIDVNLTAPELPANLRGMATSLRMELGRAVDRSALAATLMGALDEAYRLVGTGGFGPLADEWEERCTTLGQHVTIRVGSTRISGTAESLDDDGALRVRTDHGRLERVVGGDVTVVVPE; via the coding sequence GTGACGGCCGACGCCATCATCCTTCGGAACCTCCGGTCGGCCGCCGAGGCCGGCGTCTCCGGTGCCGATCTTGCCCGGGATCTGGGCATCAGTCGTGCGGCGGTGTGGGCCCGGATCGAGGACCTGCGACGCGCGGGCTACGACATCGAGGCCAGTCCGCATCGCGGGTACCTGCTCCGGGGTGCGCCGGACGCCCTGCATGCGGACGACCTGATGTCCCGTTGCCCATCGGGGCGCGTGATCGGGCGGGACATCCGGGTGTTCTCGGAGACTGCCTCGACCAATGATATCGTGGACCGCCTGGCTCGTGAGGGGGTCGCGGAGGGCGTGGTGGTGTTTGCGGAGCGACAGACTCAGGGCCGGGGGCGCCTGGGGCGCCGCTGGGAGTCCCCGGCCGGACGCGGCTTGTGGCTGTCGGTGCTCCTTCGGCCCCCGCTCCGCCCCGTGGCGGCCATGCAATTGACCGTGATGGCTGCGGTGGCCTGCGCGCGGGCCGTGGAGCGGCAGACGGCGCTGCGGCCCCAGATCAAGTGGCCGAACGACCTGATGTTTGGCGCCAGAAAATGCGGGGGCATCCTGCTGGAAATGGCCGCCGAGCTGGACCACGTGCATCACGTGGTGCTCGGCATCGGAATAGATGTCAACCTGACCGCACCGGAACTGCCGGCGAACTTGCGCGGGATGGCGACGTCCCTGCGGATGGAGCTGGGCCGGGCGGTGGATCGTTCGGCCCTCGCGGCGACGCTGATGGGGGCGCTCGACGAGGCCTACCGGCTCGTCGGCACCGGCGGGTTCGGTCCGTTGGCGGATGAATGGGAGGAGCGGTGCACCACGCTGGGACAGCACGTGACCATTCGCGTCGGCTCAACCCGGATTTCCGGAACGGCGGAGTCCCTGGATGACGATGGGGCGTTACGGGTGCGCACCGATCACGGCCGGTTGGAGCGCGTCGTGGGGGGCGATGTGACCGTGGTGGTGCCGGAGTGA
- a CDS encoding type III pantothenate kinase, producing MVLLIDIGNTNTHVGWADAERILRTGRVPTPDVVAGRFPGFLGRWIKGGRCEGASLCSVVPAATGAACEAVTAACGVDCLVLGPRDLPGVGMDYPKPRTIGPDRLANAVAARHHHGVPVVAVDFGTATTVDVVDHRGKYIGGIIAPGLELMTRYLHERTALLPSVAIREPRRVVGRSTREAIRSGAVLGYRGMVRELIRELRRELRHPGVPVVATGSYAAWIASRLPEITQVHPHLTLEGLRLAWLAWRAGEGRD from the coding sequence ATGGTCCTGCTGATAGACATCGGGAATACGAACACCCACGTGGGCTGGGCGGATGCGGAGCGCATCCTGCGAACGGGGCGGGTGCCCACCCCGGACGTTGTGGCCGGCCGGTTTCCGGGCTTCCTGGGCAGGTGGATCAAAGGCGGGCGTTGCGAGGGGGCCTCCCTCTGCTCCGTGGTGCCGGCCGCGACCGGAGCCGCCTGCGAAGCGGTGACAGCCGCCTGCGGCGTGGACTGCCTGGTGCTGGGGCCGCGAGACCTTCCCGGGGTGGGGATGGATTATCCCAAGCCCCGAACCATCGGACCCGATCGCCTCGCCAACGCAGTGGCGGCGCGTCACCACCACGGGGTACCGGTGGTGGCCGTGGATTTCGGAACGGCCACCACCGTTGACGTGGTGGATCACCGCGGGAAGTACATCGGCGGGATCATTGCGCCGGGATTGGAGTTGATGACGCGCTATCTGCATGAGCGAACGGCCCTGTTGCCGTCGGTCGCAATTCGCGAACCCCGTCGCGTGGTGGGCCGGAGCACGCGGGAGGCCATCCGCTCGGGTGCGGTTCTGGGTTACCGCGGGATGGTCCGGGAATTGATCCGCGAACTGCGGCGCGAGCTCCGCCATCCCGGGGTTCCAGTGGTGGCCACCGGCAGCTATGCGGCATGGATCGCGTCCCGACTGCCCGAGATCACGCAGGTGCACCCGCATCTGACGCTCGAAGGCCTGCGGCTGGCGTGGTTGGCCTGGCGGGCGGGCGAGGGGCGGGATTGA
- a CDS encoding DUF192 domain-containing protein codes for MCLRTLLLASGLLVGTGAGCDAPKPAPPAAPPAVSARPLHLDQAQPKLPTLRLWIGAKEMDAEVCRTQTQISTGLMFRPGIAEDEGMLFVFSQPHEVAFYMKNVDFDIDAAYISGAGVIQEVVRLKRRDETPVPSTSRDIQFVLETAPGWFERNGIGAGSLVKTPRGSLRDVFGLNR; via the coding sequence ATGTGCCTGCGGACCCTCCTGCTGGCGTCGGGACTCCTCGTCGGGACCGGTGCCGGGTGTGATGCCCCCAAGCCCGCCCCGCCAGCCGCGCCACCGGCGGTGTCGGCGCGCCCGCTCCACCTGGATCAGGCTCAACCGAAACTGCCCACACTGCGCCTGTGGATTGGGGCGAAGGAAATGGATGCCGAGGTCTGCCGGACCCAGACCCAGATCTCGACGGGCCTCATGTTCCGTCCGGGAATCGCGGAGGACGAAGGCATGCTGTTTGTTTTTTCCCAGCCCCACGAGGTCGCCTTTTACATGAAGAACGTGGATTTCGACATTGATGCCGCCTACATCAGCGGGGCCGGAGTCATCCAGGAGGTGGTCCGCCTGAAGCGGCGCGACGAAACCCCGGTGCCTTCGACAAGTCGCGACATCCAGTTTGTGCTCGAAACGGCGCCCGGCTGGTTCGAGCGGAACGGCATCGGCGCGGGCAGCCTGGTCAAGACCCCGCGGGGTTCGCTGCGTGACGTGTTCGGGCTGAACCGCTAG
- a CDS encoding NAD+ synthase: MRLALAQLNTTVGDIAGNEARILEAYRRGVAAGADLVVVPELALTGYPPRDLLLRPAFIRAQQDALARLTRASGSAGLLVGHVGINPHRPGREFTNAASLLSGGDVVATREKTLLPTYDVFDEDRYFEPATSNLPVAFAGRRLGITICEDLWNDEDFWPERRYRPNPAVALAEAGADLLVNLSASPWHLGKERTRHAMLASLAAKARCPVAYCNLAGGNDELVFDGQSLVCRPDGSLAAQGAAFAEDFLAVDLETAAAQAPRVLSDEALLRDALVLGTRDYLHKCGFRSAVIGLSGGIDSALVAALAVEALGPAQVRGLALPSQYSSEGSVADARELAANLGIRFDVVPIQPPFAAVREQLQPLFEGRGEDTTEENLQARLRGVTLMAMSNKFGSLLLTTGNKSELAVGYCTLYGDMCGGLAVISDVPKTWVYRLARWMNADARERGARPPIPEGSLTKPPSAELRPNQTDQDSLPPYEVLDGILEGYVVRSLSVESLIGEGWREPDVRRVIRLIEGSEYKRRQAAPGLKVTTKAFGVGRRVPIAQRWREG; encoded by the coding sequence ATGCGACTGGCCCTGGCGCAACTCAACACGACGGTCGGGGACATCGCCGGCAACGAGGCGCGAATCCTTGAGGCCTACCGCCGTGGCGTGGCTGCGGGCGCGGACCTTGTCGTTGTCCCGGAGCTGGCCCTGACCGGATATCCGCCCCGTGACCTGCTGCTGCGCCCGGCGTTCATCCGCGCCCAGCAGGACGCCCTTGCACGGCTGACGCGGGCCTCCGGGTCCGCGGGCCTCCTGGTGGGTCATGTTGGGATCAACCCGCATCGCCCCGGACGCGAGTTCACCAACGCCGCCTCCCTGTTGTCCGGTGGGGATGTCGTCGCGACGCGGGAGAAGACCCTGCTGCCGACCTATGACGTGTTCGACGAGGACCGGTATTTCGAGCCGGCGACGTCCAACCTGCCGGTGGCGTTCGCCGGCCGCCGCCTCGGAATCACCATCTGCGAGGACCTTTGGAACGACGAGGATTTCTGGCCGGAGCGTCGGTACCGTCCCAATCCTGCCGTGGCGCTCGCGGAAGCCGGAGCCGACCTGCTGGTCAATCTCTCCGCCTCCCCGTGGCACCTCGGCAAGGAGCGCACGCGCCACGCCATGCTGGCCAGTCTGGCAGCCAAGGCCCGGTGCCCCGTGGCCTACTGCAACCTGGCCGGGGGCAACGATGAATTGGTGTTCGACGGCCAGAGTTTGGTGTGCCGTCCGGACGGTTCCCTCGCCGCACAAGGTGCGGCGTTTGCCGAAGACTTCCTGGCCGTGGACCTGGAGACCGCAGCCGCGCAGGCGCCCCGGGTGTTGTCGGACGAGGCCCTGCTCCGCGACGCCCTGGTGCTGGGAACGCGCGACTACCTGCACAAATGCGGCTTCCGGTCGGCGGTCATCGGCCTGAGTGGGGGCATTGATTCGGCGCTTGTTGCCGCCCTGGCTGTCGAGGCGCTCGGGCCTGCGCAGGTCCGCGGCCTCGCGCTGCCGTCGCAGTACAGCTCGGAGGGAAGCGTTGCCGACGCCCGGGAACTGGCGGCCAACCTGGGCATCCGGTTCGATGTGGTGCCCATCCAGCCCCCCTTCGCGGCCGTGCGGGAACAATTGCAACCGTTGTTCGAGGGGCGTGGCGAAGACACCACGGAGGAAAACCTCCAGGCCCGCCTGCGGGGCGTGACGCTCATGGCGATGTCCAACAAGTTTGGCTCCCTGCTGCTGACCACGGGCAACAAGTCGGAACTCGCGGTGGGATACTGCACCCTGTACGGTGACATGTGCGGCGGGCTGGCCGTCATCAGCGACGTGCCCAAGACCTGGGTTTACCGGTTGGCGCGGTGGATGAATGCCGACGCCCGGGAACGGGGGGCTCGTCCTCCCATTCCGGAAGGCAGCCTGACCAAGCCCCCGAGTGCGGAGCTCCGCCCGAACCAGACCGATCAGGACAGCCTGCCCCCGTACGAGGTGCTCGACGGAATCCTGGAAGGTTATGTGGTGCGATCGCTGTCGGTGGAGTCCCTGATCGGGGAAGGATGGCGGGAGCCCGATGTGCGAAGAGTGATCCGGCTGATTGAAGGCTCCGAGTACAAGCGGCGCCAGGCGGCGCCCGGATTGAAGGTGACGACCAAGGCGTTTGGTGTCGGGCGCCGCGTGCCCATCGCCCAGCGCTGGCGCGAAGGTTGA